From one Cereibacter sphaeroides 2.4.1 genomic stretch:
- a CDS encoding BCCT family transporter — MADATIRTEPLPEEAIPAPEGPTQIIDTDYEIGQDNISYRRRFVFELDIHNVVFSVSALTIVAFTFLTLMFQTTLGPVFAAVRDALTSNLAWFFLLAGNVFVLLCVVLIFLPLGRIRLGGPDATPDYSRLSWFSMLFAAGMGIGLMFYGVSEPLGNYTAAFTGPVFENGVRTDWSPLNGAPGDTEAARRLAMAATIFHWALHPWAIYAVVALSLALFAYNKGLPLTLRSVFYPIFGERVWGWPGHVIDILAVFATIFGLSTSLGIGAQQAGAGLDFLFGLPSTVGVTVFLVIVITGIATASVIAGMDKGVKRLSEANMALAFLLLMFVILVGPTLQIVRGFFLNLLAYVEYLPALSNPFGRTDDNFRHGWTAFYWAWWISWSPFVGMFIARVSRGRSVREFLIAVLLIPSIVSTIWMTALGGTAISQVVNEGLSSVQDAALEIQLFEMLSHLPLTQITSMIGIVLVIVFFVTSSDSGSLVIDTIAAGGKVNAPVPQRVFWATFEGLVAIALLLGGGLAALQAMAVSTGFPFTIVLLGACYALIRGLAAEPR, encoded by the coding sequence ATGGCCGATGCCACGATAAGAACCGAGCCGCTGCCCGAGGAGGCGATACCCGCCCCCGAAGGCCCCACCCAGATCATCGACACCGACTACGAGATCGGTCAGGACAACATCAGCTACCGACGACGCTTCGTCTTCGAACTCGACATCCACAACGTCGTCTTCAGCGTGTCGGCCCTGACCATCGTGGCCTTCACCTTCCTCACGCTGATGTTCCAGACCACGCTCGGTCCGGTCTTCGCCGCCGTCCGCGACGCGCTGACCTCGAACCTCGCCTGGTTCTTCCTGCTGGCGGGCAATGTCTTCGTCCTGCTCTGCGTCGTGCTGATCTTCCTGCCGCTGGGCCGGATCCGGCTGGGCGGACCCGACGCCACGCCCGACTACAGCCGCCTCTCGTGGTTCTCGATGCTGTTCGCGGCCGGCATGGGCATCGGCCTCATGTTCTACGGCGTGTCCGAGCCGCTGGGCAACTACACCGCCGCCTTCACCGGCCCGGTGTTCGAGAACGGCGTGCGCACCGACTGGTCGCCGCTCAACGGGGCGCCCGGCGATACCGAGGCCGCCCGGCGTCTCGCCATGGCGGCCACGATCTTCCACTGGGCGCTGCACCCGTGGGCGATCTACGCGGTCGTCGCCCTCTCGCTCGCGCTCTTTGCCTACAACAAGGGCCTGCCGCTGACGCTGCGCTCGGTCTTCTATCCGATCTTCGGCGAGCGCGTCTGGGGCTGGCCGGGCCATGTCATCGACATCCTCGCCGTCTTCGCCACGATCTTCGGCCTCTCGACCTCGCTCGGGATCGGCGCGCAGCAGGCGGGGGCCGGGCTCGACTTCCTGTTCGGCCTGCCCTCGACCGTCGGGGTGACCGTCTTTCTCGTGATCGTCATCACCGGCATCGCGACGGCTTCTGTCATCGCGGGCATGGACAAGGGCGTGAAACGCCTGTCCGAGGCGAACATGGCGCTGGCCTTCCTGCTGCTGATGTTCGTGATCCTCGTCGGGCCCACGCTGCAGATCGTGCGCGGCTTCTTCCTGAACCTTCTGGCTTATGTGGAATATCTGCCGGCGCTGTCGAACCCGTTCGGGCGCACCGACGACAACTTCCGCCACGGCTGGACCGCCTTCTACTGGGCCTGGTGGATCAGCTGGTCGCCGTTCGTGGGCATGTTCATCGCCCGTGTGAGCCGCGGCCGCTCGGTGCGCGAGTTCCTGATCGCGGTGCTGCTCATCCCGTCCATCGTCTCGACGATCTGGATGACCGCCCTGGGCGGCACCGCCATCAGTCAGGTGGTGAACGAGGGGCTGAGCTCGGTGCAGGATGCAGCCCTCGAGATCCAGCTCTTCGAGATGCTCTCGCACCTGCCGCTCACGCAGATCACCTCGATGATCGGGATCGTGCTGGTGATCGTCTTCTTCGTCACCTCGTCGGACTCGGGCTCGCTGGTGATCGACACGATCGCGGCGGGCGGCAAGGTCAATGCGCCGGTGCCGCAGCGGGTGTTCTGGGCCACCTTCGAGGGGCTGGTGGCCATCGCGCTCCTGCTCGGCGGGGGGCTGGCCGCGCTGCAGGCGATGGCGGTCTCAACCGGCTTCCCCTTCACCATCGTGCTGCTCGGCGCCTGCTACGCCCTGATCCGGGGTCTTGCGGCCGAACCGCGCTGA